One segment of Yersinia kristensenii DNA contains the following:
- a CDS encoding PadR family transcriptional regulator, whose product MFGFSKRGHHCGGEHHEGHHRCDERMYRGGRHHMAAEAIEAARGGRRGRGEKMHRLFEHGDLRVVLLALLDKKPSHGYELIKAIEEASSGLYVPSPGVIYPTLTLLEEQDFVTPVATGNGRKSYQITDSGKAELQQNQQMVDVIFSRLAQVNRRPEGNMAEGISDAMHRLRHILRSSMMRSDVTPAQVEHINAALLTAVETIEKVLESKGAETQEPEKN is encoded by the coding sequence ATGTTTGGTTTTTCAAAACGTGGTCATCACTGTGGTGGAGAGCACCATGAAGGGCACCACCGTTGTGACGAAAGAATGTATCGCGGTGGTCGCCACCATATGGCGGCGGAAGCAATCGAAGCCGCCAGAGGCGGCAGACGTGGCCGTGGTGAAAAAATGCATCGCCTGTTTGAACATGGTGATTTACGGGTTGTTCTGCTGGCACTGCTTGATAAAAAACCCAGCCATGGCTATGAACTGATCAAAGCTATCGAAGAGGCATCCTCAGGCCTATATGTTCCAAGCCCAGGAGTTATCTATCCGACACTGACATTGTTAGAAGAACAGGATTTTGTTACCCCAGTTGCAACCGGTAATGGCCGTAAAAGCTACCAGATCACAGATTCTGGGAAAGCTGAATTACAACAAAATCAACAGATGGTTGATGTTATTTTTTCACGATTGGCACAAGTAAATCGCCGGCCTGAAGGCAATATGGCTGAAGGTATTTCCGATGCAATGCACCGTTTACGCCACATTCTGCGCAGTAGTATGATGCGCTCAGATGTAACGCCAGCACAGGTTGAACATATTAATGCAGCATTATTGACGGCAGTAGAAACTATTGAAAAAGTGTTAGAATCCAAGGGTGCAGAGACTCAAGAGCCGGAGAAAAACTAA
- a CDS encoding 6-phospho-beta-glucosidase, giving the protein MSVSTFPDGFLWGGALAANQAEGACFEGGKGLATVDMIPHGPHRLAVKLGQEKRFTLRDDEFYPSHQAIDFYHRYKEDIALMAEMGFTVFRTSIAWSRIYPNGDEVAPNAEGIAFYLDLFNECKKHNIEPLVTLCHFDVPLHLVTEYGSWRNRKMVEFFTRYARTCFEAFDGLVKYWLTFNEINILLHSPFSGAGLVFEPNENQDQVKYQAAHHELLASALATKIAHEVNPQNQVGCMLAGGNFYPRTCKPEDVWAALEKDRENLFFIDVQARGAYPAYTKRLFREKGISIATQVGDDDILKHKVDFVSFSYYASRCASADMNERNSSAANIVKSLKNPHIQASEWGWGIDPLGLRITMNMMYDRYQKPLFLVENGLGAKDEINPQGEIEDDYRISYLREHIKAMGEAIDDGIPVIGYTSWGCIDLVSASTGEMSKRYGFIYVDRDDFGKGSLARKKKKSFYWYKKVIASNGADLS; this is encoded by the coding sequence ATGTCAGTATCAACATTTCCCGACGGTTTTTTATGGGGCGGCGCTTTAGCCGCAAACCAGGCCGAAGGTGCTTGTTTTGAAGGTGGAAAAGGGCTGGCGACGGTAGATATGATCCCTCATGGGCCCCATCGTTTAGCCGTAAAATTAGGGCAGGAAAAGCGTTTTACCTTAAGAGATGATGAGTTTTATCCAAGCCATCAAGCAATTGATTTTTATCATCGCTATAAAGAGGATATTGCGTTAATGGCCGAAATGGGGTTTACCGTATTCCGCACATCAATAGCATGGAGCCGGATTTACCCCAATGGTGATGAAGTGGCACCTAACGCTGAGGGCATTGCCTTTTATCTCGACCTCTTTAATGAATGTAAAAAGCACAATATTGAGCCGCTGGTAACACTATGTCATTTTGATGTTCCCCTGCATCTGGTGACGGAATATGGCTCATGGCGTAACCGAAAAATGGTTGAGTTTTTCACACGCTATGCTCGGACATGTTTTGAAGCTTTCGATGGTTTGGTGAAGTATTGGCTCACGTTTAACGAAATTAATATTCTTCTCCATAGTCCATTCTCTGGCGCGGGATTAGTGTTTGAGCCGAATGAAAATCAGGATCAAGTTAAATACCAAGCCGCCCATCACGAACTGCTCGCTAGCGCATTAGCGACCAAAATTGCTCATGAGGTCAATCCTCAAAATCAGGTAGGTTGCATGCTGGCAGGAGGGAACTTTTACCCCCGAACCTGTAAACCCGAAGATGTTTGGGCGGCGCTGGAAAAAGATCGCGAGAATTTATTTTTCATTGATGTGCAAGCCCGTGGGGCTTATCCCGCTTATACTAAGCGCCTTTTCAGGGAGAAAGGTATTTCAATTGCCACCCAAGTGGGTGATGACGATATTCTTAAACATAAAGTAGATTTCGTCTCCTTTAGCTATTACGCCTCGCGCTGTGCTTCGGCGGATATGAATGAACGTAACAGCAGCGCAGCTAATATTGTGAAATCCTTGAAAAATCCACATATTCAGGCCAGTGAATGGGGGTGGGGTATTGATCCATTAGGGTTACGCATCACCATGAATATGATGTATGACCGCTACCAGAAACCACTTTTCTTAGTTGAAAATGGGCTGGGTGCTAAAGATGAAATTAATCCGCAAGGTGAAATTGAAGACGATTACCGTATTAGTTATTTACGTGAACATATTAAGGCCATGGGTGAAGCTATTGATGATGGTATTCCAGTCATCGGATATACCTCATGGGGGTGCATTGATCTGGTTTCCGCCTCTACCGGGGAAATGAGCAAGCGTTATGGTTTTATCTATGTTGATCGCGACGATTTTGGAAAGGGTTCTTTAGCGCGTAAGAAAAAGAAATCCTTCTATTGGTATAAAAAAGTTATTGCCAGTAATGGTGCGGATTTGAGTTAA
- the ascF gene encoding PTS cellobiose/arbutin/salicin transporter subunit IIBC — protein sequence MSKNYAAVSQQIVDAIGGANNIGAVTHCMTRLRFVLNDASAVDLAKLKAITGVLGVVHSENQCQVIIGNNVSYAFAEVIKLLPEGALPANALPQKNKITLKRIGAGILDALIGTMSPLIPAIIGGSMVKLLAMILDMTGVFEKGSSTLIILNVIGDGAFFFLPVMVAASAAIKFKTNMSLAIAIAGVLVHPAFIDLMAKAAQGQHVEFMGVTVTAVKYTYTVIPALCMTWLLSYIERWVDRITPAVTKNFLKPMLIVLISAPIAIMFIGPLGIWIGSGISSLVYTVHDYLGWLSVAIMGALWPLLVMTGMHRVFTPTIIQTIAETGKEGMVMPSEIGANLSLGGSSLAVAWRTKNPELRQTALAAAASAIVAGISEPALYGVALRLKRPLIASLISGFICGAVAGIGGLASHSMASPGLFTSVQFFDPANPMSIVWVFGVMVLAIVISFVTTLLLGFEDIPVEDSLGGGAHSTDPAVSHSVVKIN from the coding sequence ATGTCAAAAAATTATGCCGCAGTATCACAGCAAATCGTCGATGCTATTGGTGGTGCCAATAATATCGGGGCTGTGACTCATTGTATGACGCGTTTACGCTTTGTACTCAATGATGCGAGTGCGGTTGATTTGGCTAAGCTGAAAGCCATAACGGGTGTGCTGGGTGTGGTGCATAGTGAAAATCAGTGCCAGGTTATTATTGGTAATAATGTGAGCTATGCCTTTGCCGAAGTCATTAAACTGCTCCCGGAAGGCGCATTACCGGCAAATGCGCTGCCCCAGAAAAATAAAATCACCTTAAAGCGGATAGGGGCAGGGATACTGGATGCATTGATTGGCACCATGTCACCTTTGATCCCTGCCATCATCGGCGGTTCCATGGTGAAACTGCTGGCAATGATACTGGATATGACCGGCGTCTTTGAGAAAGGCTCATCAACTCTCATTATTCTTAATGTTATTGGTGACGGTGCTTTCTTCTTCCTGCCAGTAATGGTAGCTGCTTCTGCGGCGATAAAATTCAAAACCAATATGTCGCTGGCTATCGCTATTGCTGGTGTATTGGTTCATCCGGCCTTTATTGATTTAATGGCAAAAGCCGCGCAAGGCCAACATGTTGAATTTATGGGCGTAACCGTCACCGCAGTGAAGTACACCTATACGGTGATCCCGGCACTCTGTATGACTTGGTTGCTGTCTTATATTGAGCGGTGGGTTGACCGTATTACACCTGCGGTGACTAAAAACTTCCTTAAACCGATGCTAATTGTGCTGATTTCAGCCCCTATTGCCATCATGTTTATTGGGCCGTTGGGAATATGGATTGGTAGCGGCATTTCTTCTTTGGTTTATACCGTTCATGATTATTTGGGTTGGCTCTCCGTAGCGATTATGGGAGCACTTTGGCCATTATTGGTCATGACTGGCATGCACCGTGTTTTTACGCCAACCATCATTCAGACCATCGCCGAAACAGGAAAAGAGGGCATGGTGATGCCATCAGAAATTGGCGCAAATCTTTCATTGGGCGGCTCATCCCTGGCGGTTGCCTGGCGCACCAAAAATCCGGAGTTGCGCCAAACAGCGTTGGCCGCTGCAGCTTCAGCGATTGTGGCAGGTATCTCGGAACCGGCACTTTATGGGGTGGCATTGCGGCTTAAACGCCCATTAATCGCCAGCCTTATCAGTGGATTTATCTGCGGCGCGGTTGCCGGAATCGGCGGGCTAGCTAGTCATTCCATGGCTTCGCCTGGGTTATTTACCAGTGTTCAGTTCTTTGATCCGGCTAATCCAATGAGCATTGTATGGGTGTTTGGCGTCATGGTTCTGGCGATAGTTATCTCGTTCGTCACGACACTGTTACTGGGATTTGAAGATATTCCTGTTGAAGACAGCTTAGGTGGCGGTGCCCATTCTACTGACCCTGCTGTTTCGCACAGTGTAGTAAAAATTAACTAA
- a CDS encoding DUF3861 domain-containing protein — MPGYRYRITIEPLTDRKGEAIDKAPVTFEAENHDEILGIIERLQARKDLDFGQEKTAAFALGLKLFSETMMENRKHPIFTPLRTAFMDFMINLKKGSIRDRSE; from the coding sequence ATGCCGGGATATCGTTATCGCATCACCATTGAGCCGCTGACTGACCGCAAAGGTGAAGCCATAGATAAAGCCCCGGTAACATTCGAAGCCGAGAATCACGATGAGATCCTCGGCATCATCGAACGGTTACAGGCGCGTAAAGACTTGGATTTTGGTCAAGAGAAAACAGCCGCGTTTGCATTAGGTCTGAAGCTGTTTTCGGAAACGATGATGGAGAATCGCAAGCATCCGATATTTACCCCATTGCGGACTGCATTTATGGATTTCATGATCAACTTGAAGAAAGGCTCGATTCGCGATCGTAGCGAGTAA